A stretch of Prunus dulcis chromosome 6, ALMONDv2, whole genome shotgun sequence DNA encodes these proteins:
- the LOC117631926 gene encoding PRA1 family protein G2: MSPSHSVTPPTYTSIPISVSGSDAITRSIKNLNDAVSRRRQWPEFASSLDRPNSFSASLTRIRTNANHFRVNYLLLIGACGALSLIGSPGWLVVTAAVVGLWLVIYFFREDPLEVWGHHVSDWAVLVGLGLVSVLVVWASGGLGSVLLGLVVGLVLCGVHGLLRNPEGLFLNENDAASQGLIGPTSPSG; this comes from the coding sequence ATGTCACCGTCACACTCCGTCACACCACCAACCTACACCAGCATACCCATTTCCGTCTCCGGCTCCGATGCCATCACCCGATCCATCAAAAACCTCAACGACGCCGTCTCCCGCCGCCGCCAATGGCCCGAGTTCGCCTCCTCACTCGACCGGCCCAACTCGTTTTCCGCGTCGCTGACCCGGATCCGGACCAACGCCAACCACTTCCGGGTCAATTACTTGCTCCTGATCGGCGCCTGTGGGGCCCTCTCGCTCATCGGAAGCCCGGGATGGCTTGTGGTGACGGCGGCCGTCGTGGGGCTGTGGCTGGTGATCTACTTTTTCAGGGAGGACCCACTTGAGGTGTGGGGCCACCACGTCAGCGATTGGGCCGTGTTGGTGGGTCTGGGATTGGTATCTGTTTTGGTTGTTTGGGCCAGTGGTGGACTTGGGAGTGTCTTATTGGGCCTTGTAGTTGGGCTTGTGTTGTGTGGGGTCCACGGGCTGCTCCGGAACCCGGAAGGCTTGTTTCTCAACGAGAATGACGCTGCTTCCCAAGGCTTGATCGGGCCCACTTCTCCATCAGGCTGA